A single region of the Lagopus muta isolate bLagMut1 chromosome 24, bLagMut1 primary, whole genome shotgun sequence genome encodes:
- the SLC26A8 gene encoding testis anion transporter 1 isoform X5 has protein sequence MAYKVFAIHLKGMQRHRGACMGLVLCTSWICRRQSRFRVFSACRDLRVAMWLLFLQSMRSCKRAADMVVMKNFTHSLSYLILFRFSWESFKKIIYKRFPILSWLFSYQFREWILKDLHAGLNVGLVQVPQDFCFLGLLGVWLAGLPLPTINGFLSAFCCSVLYVVFGSSHHISIGSFSILNLVVKNILKSLDLNKTLSFNSSLVNFSDPTLLKGYVETLALTASVTFMTGIIQLLLGCFCLKSVTAYLPKALIDAYLSAAALLVIVSQFTFIFDIVLDIHKGSRDIFYNAFYYFLALPKSNATSILLFLLSMAMLQISKAIRITYLHSPVAFPMELLLIITATIIANCIHLHAESSSAVLSMIPQRFLPPTLPDLSNLSKIILHAFSLAIVSCFLLVFIGEKYALLHNYSISSSQELIAVGLCNICSSFFRSFAVSCAISGTVIQEKAGGRTQIAALMGASIMLVIALKLGHFFQMIPNSVLAAIVVFNMLPFLEKLLDIPTLWRKDKYHLAIWLGTFAAVLCLGLDIGLLIALAIAFFIISIRTHRMKMVELGQIPNTNIYRSLSICRAAMEIDGVKIFQCCSSISFANMNSFKNYLLHKMDMKTVPLNPNEIRALVSANLSDISVESKDFKCSCVCDPPLPPPRIPYTEKLVKSYHVDSNSTSSSVNLVRWSEYGVRQNCGMLLLGAANAQSASPGIKTQLQAGKNEDEGKQAGVSPSSAVGNTSAQLDQEEQPVHLPSPVHTIILDFSMVQFVDLQGSDLLRQIFHMFFNIGITVLIAGCHSSVIAAFEKNEFFDSCVTKEMFFLTLHDALLAALARHQKPDEIELTAEEHAEKLQAEDEMVEYLAYMK, from the exons ATGGCATACAAAGTATTCGCGATTCATCTGAAAGGAATGCAAAGGCACAGGGGTGCCTGTATGGGACTCGTGTTGTGCACCAGCTGGATCTGCAGAAGGCAAAGCAGGTTCAGAGTATTCAGTGCCTGCAGAGATCTGAGAGTAGCAATGTGGCTTCTATTCCTGCAGAGTATGAGGTCATGCAAGAGGGCTGCAGACATGGTTGTCATGAAGAACTTTACACACAGCTTATCTTATCTGATTCTTTTCAGGTTCTCCTGGGAAAGTTTCAAAAAGATTATATACAAGAGGTTCCCTATCCTGAGTTGGCTTTTTTCCTATCAGTTCAGAGAGTGGATCTTGAAGGACCTCCATGCAGGCCTAAATGTTGGGTTGGTTCAGGTTCCTCAAG ATTTTTGCTTTCTAGGGCTGTTAGGAGTTTGGCTGGCTGGCTTACCTCTACCAACAATCAATGGCTTCCTTTCTGcattctgctgctcagtgctgtacGTTGTATTTGGAAGTTCACATCACATCTCAATTG GCTCATTCAGCATCCTAAATCTAGTGGTGAAAAATATTCTCAAGTCCCTTGATCTCAACAAAACGTTGTCCTTTAACAGTTCACTGGTCAATTTTTCAGACCCTACACTTTTGAAAGGTTACGTGGAGACCTTGGCACTCACTGCGTCAGTGACATTTATGACTGGCATAATTCAG TTACTGCTAGGCTGCTTCTGCCTGAAGTCTGTAACAGCATACTTGCCAAAGGCTCTCATTGATGCTTacctctctgcagcagcattgcTTGTCATTGTATCACAGTTCACTTTTATCTTTGACATTGTGCTTGACATCCATAAGGGCTCTCGAGACATTTTTTAT AATGCGTTCTATTATTTCCTGGCTCTCCCAAAGTCTAATGCCACCAGCATACTGCTATTTTTGCTTAGCATGGCCATGCTACAAATCAGTAAAGCTATCCGGATAACTTATCTTCATAGTCCTGTTGCATTTCCAATGGAGCTTCTCTTG atcATCACAGCTACCATTATTGCCAATTGTATTCATCTTCACGCTGAATctagcagtgctgtgctcagtatGATTCCTCAGAG GTTTCTACCTCCTACACTGCCAGATTTATCAAACCTGAGCAAGATCATCTTGCATGCTTTCTCCCTTGCTATTGTAAGCTGcttccttcttgttttcattgGAGAGAAGTATGCTTTGCTTCATAACTACAGCATTTCCAGCAGTCAG GAACTAATAGCTGTGGGGCTTTGCAATATTTGCAGTTCGTTTTTCAGAAGCTTTGCTGTCAGCTGTGCTATTTCTGGAACTGTCATCCAAGAGAAGGCGGGTGGAAGAACCCAG ATAGCAGCACTGATGGGAGCATCTATAATGCTGGTGATTGCATTGAAACTAGGACACTTTTTCCAGATGATACCTAAT AGCGTGCTGGCTGCTATTGTAGTATTTAACATGCTACCTTTTCTTGAAAAACTTCTGGACATTCCTACCCTGTGGAGAAAGGATAAGTATCATTTA GCTATTTGGCTTGGAActtttgctgcagtgctttgtctTGGTCTTGATATTGGTTTACTGATCGCCCTGGCAATTGCATTCTTCATAATCAGCATCAGGACACACAG AATGAAGATGGTGGAGCTGGGACAGATTCCAAACACGAATATTTATAGAAGTTTATCCATCTGCAGAGCC GCAATGGAGATTGATGGTGTCAAAATCTTTCAGTGctgttcttccatttcttttgcaaatatGAATAGCTTCAAAAATTACTTGTTACACAAG atggACATGAAAACAGTGCCTCTAAATCCAAATGAAATTAGAGCCTTAGTTTCAGCTAATCTGTCTGACATTTCAGTGGAAAGCAAAGATTTTAAATGCTCTTGTGTCTGTGATCCACCCTTACCACCACCTCGG ATACCATATACAGAGAAACTGGTGAAGTCATATCATGTAGACAGTAATTCCACGTCATCTTCAGTTAACTTGGTACGTTGGTCAGAGTACGGAGTTAGACAGAACTGTGGGATGCTCTTGCTGGGAGCAGCTAATGCGCAGTCTGCGTCTCCAGGCATTAAAACACAACTTCAGGCTGGAAAAAATGAGGACGAAGGGAAACAAGCTGGTGTTTCACCGAGCTCTGCAGTAGGTAATACCTCAGCACAATTAGATCAGGAAGAACAGCCAGTACATTTGCCAAGTCCGGTTCACACCATTATTTTGGACTTCAGTATGGTCCAGTTTGTGGATTTGCAAGGTTCAGACTTACTACGACAG ATCTTCCATATGTTTTTCAATATCGGCATTACAGTCCTTATAGCTGGCTGCCATT CCTCTGTGATAGCAGCCTTTGAGAAGAACGAGTTCTTTGACAGCTGTGTCACCAAAGAAATGTTCTTTCTAACTCTTCACgatgctctgctggctgctttggCGAGGCATCAAAAGCCAGATGAGATAGAACTTACTGCAGAAGAGCATGCTGAAAAGCTACAAGCTGAAGATGAGATGGTAGAGTATTTAGCTTACAT gaaataa